Proteins from a genomic interval of Streptomyces sp. Tu6071:
- a CDS encoding DUF6457 domain-containing protein, with protein sequence MRVGRGGGAGGASGAYDAVVLAGGGARRLGGADKPGLRVGARTLLDRVLTACEGARTTVVVAVPRPVARPVVWAREDPPGGGPLAALDAGLRHVTAARLCLLSADLPFLTSAALTRLHAALDAAPEKDGALYVDADGREQYLTAVYRTAPLREGLERLKDGPDSTPGVLPRGTGGQVRTGGLSLRRLLGPLDLVRVPDEERVSFDCDTWEDLAAARDRIREHGHVLDEWISAVKAELGITLDVDVRLLLDLARDAAHGVDRPAAPLTTFLVGYAAGRAEGGPEAVADAVRKAEALAQRWAAEAK encoded by the coding sequence GTGCGCGTGGGGCGTGGAGGCGGGGCGGGCGGCGCGTCCGGGGCGTACGACGCCGTCGTGCTCGCCGGGGGCGGGGCGCGGCGGCTCGGGGGCGCGGACAAGCCGGGGCTGCGCGTCGGCGCCCGGACGCTCCTCGACCGGGTGCTCACCGCGTGCGAGGGAGCCCGTACGACCGTCGTCGTCGCCGTGCCGCGCCCCGTCGCGCGGCCCGTCGTGTGGGCGCGCGAGGACCCGCCGGGCGGCGGGCCGCTCGCCGCGCTCGACGCGGGGCTGCGCCACGTCACCGCCGCGCGCCTGTGCCTGCTCTCCGCCGACCTCCCCTTCCTCACCTCCGCCGCCCTGACCCGCCTGCACGCCGCGCTCGACGCGGCGCCCGAGAAGGACGGCGCCCTCTACGTCGACGCGGACGGCCGCGAGCAGTACCTCACCGCCGTCTACCGCACCGCGCCGCTGCGCGAGGGCCTGGAACGCCTGAAGGACGGGCCGGACAGCACGCCCGGAGTACTGCCGCGGGGGACCGGCGGGCAGGTGAGGACCGGCGGGCTGTCCCTGCGGCGGTTGCTCGGCCCGCTGGACCTCGTCCGGGTGCCCGATGAGGAGCGCGTCTCCTTCGACTGCGACACCTGGGAGGACCTCGCCGCCGCCCGGGACCGGATCAGGGAGCATGGTCACGTGCTGGATGAATGGATTTCCGCGGTCAAGGCCGAACTCGGCATCACCCTCGACGTGGACGTACGTCTGCTGCTCGACCTCGCCCGCGACGCGGCCCACGGTGTCGACCGCCCGGCGGCGCCGCTCACGACCTTCCTGGTCGGCTACGCGGCGGGGCGGGCCGAGGGCGGCCCCGAGGCGGTCGCCGATGCGGTGCGCAAGGCGGAGGCCCTCGCGCAGCGCTGGGCGGCTGAGGCGAAGTGA